A section of the Chryseobacterium ginsenosidimutans genome encodes:
- a CDS encoding helix-turn-helix transcriptional regulator, protein MLKEKLLNARKEKQFSQQDMAKHLNISQTHYLRKEKGEVEIRDEEWERLAKLLDVDVDDIKELDSENSIHQSFENVTDITNSYVGSHNIYCNIPEYLLENQQEYISLLKKEIQELKRRISELEKK, encoded by the coding sequence ATGTTAAAAGAGAAATTATTAAATGCTAGAAAAGAAAAACAATTTTCCCAACAGGATATGGCAAAACATTTAAATATAAGTCAAACTCACTATTTACGTAAAGAAAAAGGCGAGGTTGAGATACGTGATGAAGAATGGGAACGTTTGGCAAAATTACTTGATGTAGATGTGGATGATATAAAGGAGTTAGACAGTGAAAATTCTATACATCAAAGTTTTGAAAATGTTACAGACATAACAAATAGTTATGTTGGAAGTCACAATATCTATTGTAATATTCCTGAGTATTTACTTGAAAATCAACAAGAATACATCAGTTTATTGAAAAAGGAAATTCAGGAATTGAAGAGAAGAATTTCAGAATTGGAAAAAAAATAA
- a CDS encoding GLPGLI family protein → MKKEIILFLTICSLHIFGQKINFNPSIRVNYDSSLKFGEKFHQFQKFILVGNSQDYYFAAGQNYLNDTGQYKAKAGIDLQTVSDYFQERLIKTEGNTNIFFRYGEDKIRYEEKVNLKWVLYAETKMINGVKCQMAATNKYGRRWIAYFSKEYPQSLGPYKFTGLPGLIFELYDTRDDYHFTLTKIERFTDDFTFSLSVFKDYSKDKYLKAKYNLENTFLAFPGLEINAEERKYYQSLLDKRKKMFNNPLELKPFD, encoded by the coding sequence ATGAAAAAAGAAATTATTTTATTTTTAACGATTTGTTCTTTACACATTTTCGGGCAAAAAATAAATTTCAACCCTAGTATAAGGGTAAATTATGACTCATCATTAAAATTCGGTGAAAAATTTCACCAATTTCAAAAATTTATATTAGTTGGAAATTCTCAGGATTATTATTTTGCTGCAGGTCAAAATTATCTTAATGATACAGGTCAGTATAAAGCAAAAGCAGGAATAGACCTACAAACAGTAAGTGATTATTTTCAGGAAAGATTAATAAAAACCGAAGGAAATACAAATATTTTTTTTAGATATGGAGAAGATAAAATTCGTTATGAAGAAAAAGTAAATCTGAAGTGGGTTCTATATGCGGAAACTAAAATGATAAATGGTGTAAAGTGTCAAATGGCAGCGACTAATAAATATGGTAGAAGATGGATTGCCTATTTTTCTAAAGAGTACCCTCAATCTTTGGGACCATATAAATTTACAGGTTTACCGGGATTGATATTTGAACTGTATGATACTAGAGATGATTATCATTTCACATTGACAAAGATCGAAAGGTTTACAGATGATTTTACCTTCAGCCTTTCCGTATTCAAAGATTATTCAAAAGACAAATATTTAAAAGCTAAATATAATTTAGAAAATACATTTTTAGCTTTTCCTGGGCTAGAGATAAATGCAGAGGAAAGAAAATATTACCAATCTCTTTTAGATAAAAGGAAAAAAATGTTTAATAATCCATTAGAACTAAAACCTTTTGATTAA
- a CDS encoding helix-turn-helix domain-containing protein: MDFHIKYITPDIKLSTYDDKLFKTETVFEFHMLVWFISGETKIIQADQSYLFKTGDIFLIPRNHLATIINYPKDGLPHKAVVMHLTKERLKDFYSNIEVKKENIRKEVKIHRFEKHPLLESCLASLIPYFDMKDTFPETIASLKITEAISILREIDKNIDSVLADFDEPGKIDLIDFMEKNYMFNMSLEKFGYLTGRSLSTFNRDFRKIFQTTPQRWLTQKRLELAYYHLIEKNKKPSDVFMEVGFEDLSHFSFAFKKQYGFAPSLVR; the protein is encoded by the coding sequence ATGGATTTTCATATTAAATATATTACTCCCGATATTAAGCTTTCAACGTACGACGATAAACTTTTTAAAACAGAAACGGTTTTCGAATTTCATATGTTGGTTTGGTTTATTTCGGGAGAAACAAAAATTATTCAGGCTGACCAATCTTATCTGTTTAAAACAGGTGATATTTTTCTGATTCCGAGAAATCATTTGGCAACAATCATCAATTATCCGAAAGACGGGCTTCCACACAAAGCTGTTGTAATGCATCTTACAAAAGAACGCCTGAAAGATTTTTATTCTAATATTGAAGTCAAAAAGGAAAATATTCGTAAAGAAGTTAAGATTCACCGTTTTGAAAAACATCCGTTATTGGAAAGTTGTCTCGCATCATTGATTCCTTATTTTGATATGAAAGATACTTTTCCTGAAACCATTGCTTCATTAAAAATCACCGAAGCCATTAGTATTTTAAGGGAAATTGATAAAAATATAGATTCCGTTCTTGCGGATTTTGATGAGCCCGGAAAAATCGACCTCATCGATTTTATGGAGAAAAACTATATGTTTAATATGTCTCTGGAAAAATTCGGATACTTAACGGGAAGAAGTTTATCCACTTTTAACAGAGATTTCAGGAAAATCTTTCAAACGACCCCTCAACGCTGGCTCACTCAAAAACGCTTGGAATTGGCTTATTACCATTTAATTGAAAAGAATAAAAAGCCTTCGGATGTTTTCATGGAAGTCGGTTTTGAAGATCTTTCACATTTTTCTTTTGCTTTTAAGAAGCAGTATGGTTTTGCGCCATCGTTGGTGAGATAA
- a CDS encoding SDR family NAD(P)-dependent oxidoreductase: MRLNNLQQSINSGFNAQSTAQDVIKEIDLSGKIAIVTGGYAGIGLETTKTLAKAGATVIVPARDLEKAKKNLEGIENIEIEKLDLIDPKSIDAFAEKFISSGRKLDLLINNAGIMWVPLRRDSRGIESQLATNYLGQFHLTAKLWESLKRADGARIINVSSYGHQMSPFDFEDPNFENREYQTLLGYGQSKTASNLFAVALDEKAKAFNVRAYSLHPGSVFGTDLGREEPIDLFIQMGTHNENGKIKPEVEAKLKTIPQGAATTVWCATSPLLENIGGIYCENCDIAEIDNGQIEHRYDDPSTIRGVQPYSIDHENAERLWKLSEEMIGIKFNVE; encoded by the coding sequence ATGAGACTTAATAATTTACAACAGTCAATCAATTCTGGATTTAATGCACAGTCAACAGCTCAAGATGTCATTAAAGAAATTGATCTTTCGGGGAAAATTGCAATCGTTACAGGCGGTTATGCAGGAATTGGTTTAGAAACGACAAAAACTCTTGCAAAAGCAGGTGCAACCGTTATCGTTCCGGCAAGAGATCTTGAAAAAGCAAAGAAAAACCTTGAAGGAATTGAAAATATTGAAATTGAAAAACTGGATTTAATTGATCCTAAATCTATTGATGCATTTGCTGAAAAGTTCATTTCTTCCGGCAGAAAATTAGATTTATTGATAAACAACGCAGGAATTATGTGGGTTCCCTTACGAAGAGACAGCCGCGGAATCGAATCACAATTGGCGACCAATTATTTAGGGCAGTTTCATCTTACCGCAAAATTATGGGAATCTTTGAAAAGAGCTGATGGAGCGAGAATCATTAATGTATCTTCTTACGGACATCAGATGTCACCTTTCGATTTTGAAGATCCTAATTTCGAAAACAGAGAATATCAGACTTTATTAGGTTACGGACAATCAAAAACTGCCAGCAATTTATTTGCCGTTGCTTTGGATGAAAAGGCAAAAGCATTCAACGTAAGAGCCTACTCTTTACATCCAGGTTCAGTGTTTGGAACTGATTTAGGGCGAGAAGAACCGATTGATCTGTTCATTCAAATGGGTACTCATAATGAAAACGGAAAGATAAAACCTGAAGTGGAAGCTAAACTAAAAACCATTCCGCAAGGTGCTGCAACGACGGTCTGGTGCGCTACAAGTCCGCTTCTTGAGAATATTGGAGGCATTTATTGTGAAAACTGTGATATTGCAGAAATAGATAACGGACAAATTGAGCACAGATATGATGATCCTTCGACCATAAGAGGAGTTCAACCCTATTCTATCGATCACGAGAATGCAGAAAGGCTTTGGAAATTGAGCGAAGAAATGATTGGCATAAAATTCAACGTAGAGTAA
- a CDS encoding glycosyltransferase, whose translation MKPTISIIVAIFNRKDELFELLTSLTAQTNKEFEIIIVDDGSLIDLKPTIAKFEEFLNIKYFKKDNSGPGLSRNYGAKRALNEWLVFVDSDVIVEKDYIENIKKSIVEIPCDAFGGADKAHKGFNLMQKAISYSMTSVFTTGGIRGNKKSVSKFQPRSFNMGVKKEVFQQVGGFSQMRIGEDPDLSMTLWENGFTTAFFDTIAVYHKRRVDFGKFSKQVYQFGCARPILNQRHPNYVKISFAFPTLFMLGYMMGFLEYFILGRGIILAFYGLYTFMVLFHALIVTKNISIAGMAVISTYIQMFSYGYGFLKSWILLNIFRMKPEDAFPKHFHKL comes from the coding sequence TTGAAGCCTACAATTTCCATCATCGTTGCCATTTTTAACCGTAAAGACGAACTTTTTGAACTTTTAACTTCTTTGACAGCTCAAACTAACAAAGAATTTGAAATTATTATTGTAGATGATGGATCTCTTATTGATTTAAAACCGACCATTGCTAAATTTGAAGAATTTTTAAATATAAAATATTTTAAAAAAGATAATTCAGGTCCGGGTTTATCAAGAAATTACGGTGCAAAAAGAGCCTTAAACGAATGGCTTGTCTTTGTAGACAGCGATGTGATTGTAGAAAAAGATTATATTGAAAATATTAAAAAAAGTATCGTTGAAATTCCATGTGATGCCTTTGGTGGAGCAGATAAAGCGCACAAAGGCTTTAATCTGATGCAGAAAGCAATTTCTTATTCTATGACATCAGTTTTCACAACAGGTGGAATCCGTGGAAATAAGAAATCGGTTTCAAAATTTCAGCCCAGAAGCTTCAATATGGGAGTAAAAAAAGAAGTGTTTCAGCAGGTCGGTGGATTCTCACAGATGAGAATAGGGGAGGATCCGGATTTATCAATGACGCTTTGGGAAAATGGTTTTACGACGGCTTTTTTTGATACTATTGCAGTTTATCACAAACGAAGAGTAGATTTTGGGAAATTCTCAAAACAAGTGTATCAATTTGGCTGTGCAAGACCGATTCTTAATCAGAGACATCCGAATTACGTGAAAATTTCTTTTGCTTTTCCGACCTTGTTTATGTTGGGCTACATGATGGGTTTTTTGGAGTATTTTATTTTAGGAAGAGGAATTATTCTCGCATTCTACGGATTGTACACTTTTATGGTTTTGTTTCATGCATTAATAGTTACTAAAAATATCAGTATTGCCGGAATGGCTGTTATTTCTACTTATATTCAAATGTTTTCTTACGGATATGGTTTCCTGAAATCATGGATTTTGCTTAATATTTTCAGAATGAAACCTGAAGATGCATTTCCAAAACATTTTCATAAACTTTAA
- a CDS encoding aminotransferase class I/II-fold pyridoxal phosphate-dependent enzyme produces the protein MKDFNAANEIQDLQYFGEFGGVNPSISDSSTYTFLSAKTMFDTFEGNADGCYLYSRHSSPMNLYLSQALAKLENTETANVTASGMGAITSVLMQICKSGDHIISSRTIYGGTYAFMKNFLPPFNIETTFVDINNFESIENAITENTKIIYCESVSNPLLEVADLRKLSEICKKHNLKLIVDNTFSPLSISPTLLGADVVIHSLTKFINGSSDTVGGVYCGTQEFINDTKNVNSGACMLLGPTMDSLRSASILKNLRTLHIRMKQHSHNAMYLAERFEKDGLRVSYPGLKSHKNHELMKSMMHEEYGFGGLLTLDAGTTDKANELMEMMQQENLGYLAVSLGFYKTLFSCSGSSTSSEIPEEERAAMGISDGLIRFSIGLDHDIERTYEKMKECMLKTGILNHETISIF, from the coding sequence ATGAAAGACTTTAATGCTGCAAACGAAATCCAGGATTTACAATATTTTGGCGAATTTGGCGGAGTAAATCCATCAATATCAGATAGTTCTACTTACACTTTTCTTTCCGCAAAAACAATGTTTGATACCTTTGAAGGGAATGCAGACGGTTGTTATTTATATTCAAGACATTCTTCACCGATGAATCTGTATCTATCTCAGGCATTGGCAAAATTAGAAAACACAGAAACAGCGAATGTTACTGCTTCAGGAATGGGCGCTATTACTTCTGTGTTAATGCAGATCTGTAAAAGCGGAGACCATATTATTTCCAGCAGAACAATTTACGGCGGAACGTACGCTTTCATGAAAAATTTTCTTCCGCCTTTCAATATTGAAACGACTTTTGTAGATATCAATAATTTTGAATCTATCGAAAACGCTATAACCGAAAACACTAAAATTATATATTGTGAAAGTGTGAGCAACCCTCTTCTGGAAGTTGCTGATCTGAGAAAGTTGTCGGAAATCTGTAAAAAACACAACTTAAAACTGATTGTTGATAATACTTTCTCACCACTTTCTATTTCACCAACATTATTAGGAGCAGATGTTGTCATTCATTCTTTAACGAAATTTATCAACGGAAGCAGTGACACTGTTGGTGGAGTATATTGTGGAACTCAGGAATTTATTAATGATACTAAAAATGTGAACTCAGGAGCCTGTATGTTGCTAGGACCGACAATGGATAGCCTCCGTTCTGCAAGTATCTTAAAAAATCTGAGAACGCTTCACATAAGAATGAAACAGCACAGCCACAATGCAATGTATCTTGCGGAAAGATTTGAAAAAGACGGACTAAGAGTTTCTTATCCCGGATTAAAATCCCACAAAAACCACGAATTAATGAAAAGCATGATGCACGAAGAATACGGATTCGGGGGATTATTAACATTAGACGCAGGAACTACCGATAAAGCCAATGAATTGATGGAAATGATGCAGCAGGAAAACTTAGGCTATTTGGCTGTAAGTTTAGGCTTCTATAAAACTTTATTTTCATGCTCAGGAAGCTCAACTTCATCTGAAATACCGGAAGAAGAACGTGCTGCAATGGGTATTTCCGATGGATTGATCAGATTTTCAATCGGCTTGGATCACGATATCGAACGAACTTACGAAAAGATGAAGGAATGCATGCTAAAAACAGGTATTCTCAACCATGAAACCATCTCTATATTTTAA
- a CDS encoding Lrp/AsnC family transcriptional regulator gives MTFDEIDKKLLLFLQEDSKQTTKELSYKLGLSITAVYERIRKMENAGIISKYVALLDRNKINKNFIVLCHVKLTQHKKEYVLQFEREVMNLHEVTECFHVSGDYDYILKIGVKDMEDYRNFMLSKLTTLQHIASTHSSFMISEVKNTTAIVL, from the coding sequence ATGACCTTTGACGAAATTGATAAAAAACTGCTTTTATTTTTACAGGAAGATTCCAAACAAACCACCAAAGAATTATCGTACAAGCTTGGTTTGTCGATTACAGCCGTTTATGAGCGTATCAGAAAAATGGAAAATGCAGGAATAATTTCAAAATATGTTGCGCTTCTCGATCGGAATAAGATCAACAAAAATTTTATTGTGCTCTGTCATGTGAAATTGACGCAGCATAAAAAAGAATATGTTCTCCAGTTTGAAAGAGAAGTAATGAATTTACATGAAGTTACAGAATGTTTTCACGTAAGCGGTGATTACGATTATATTCTGAAAATCGGAGTAAAAGACATGGAAGATTACCGAAATTTTATGTTGTCAAAGCTTACAACGTTACAGCATATTGCCAGTACCCACAGTTCTTTTATGATCTCTGAGGTGAAAAATACCACGGCAATTGTTCTGTAA